A single Candidatus Tectomicrobia bacterium DNA region contains:
- a CDS encoding carboxymuconolactone decarboxylase family protein, whose translation MPDETRYRKGLANRAKVFGGEGEARRRAFEEASPDFARFVTEEIYGGLYERPGIDDKTREAVILGILCARGMGREFNHHVHAAMNLGMTKREIQEIVMVCAYYAGAPHAVAATHASLEAFRERGV comes from the coding sequence ATGCCGGACGAGACGCGCTACCGGAAGGGCCTCGCCAACCGGGCCAAGGTGTTCGGCGGGGAGGGCGAGGCGCGGCGGAGGGCCTTCGAGGAGGCCAGCCCGGACTTCGCCCGCTTCGTCACCGAGGAGATCTACGGCGGCCTCTACGAGCGCCCGGGCATCGACGACAAGACGCGCGAGGCGGTGATCCTCGGCATCCTGTGCGCCCGGGGGATGGGCCGCGAGTTCAACCACCACGTCCACGCCGCCATGAACCTGGGGATGACGAAGCGGGAGATCCAGGAGATCGTCATGGTGTGCGCCTACTACGCGGGGGCCCCTCACGCCGTGGCCGCCACCCACGCCTCGCTCGAGGCGTTCCGGGAGCGGGGGGTGTGA
- a CDS encoding DHH family phosphoesterase, with translation MSAGGRFEGVRAFIAARRRFLLLTHVGPDGDGLLSCIALSRYLRSLGKEATAVTEGPVPGFTASYDPEGLVRSREELLAVQDWPSRFDGILVLDTGKPSRLGKLDGPVRESGLPVAVIDHHIAEPDNFDCPSAIDTHAAAVGEMVADFLDEEGYAFGDPLIVRCLHAALVYDTGQFRYTNTSAKTMRWGARLVELGANPGEAYSIFWESHGAGSVRLMGLLMGRMKLECGGRLAWFTLGQEELDRYGVRRDETDEYISLPRGIQSVEVVAFMSEIEGGRVRISLRSKGRVEVHGVATQFGGGGHAFAAGARKRGTLEEVSRLVVDALAGQIRKTLGPDGK, from the coding sequence ATGAGCGCCGGGGGCCGCTTCGAGGGCGTGCGCGCGTTCATCGCCGCGCGCCGCCGCTTCCTCCTCCTCACCCACGTCGGCCCGGACGGGGACGGCCTCCTCTCCTGCATCGCCCTGAGCCGCTACCTGCGCTCGCTCGGCAAGGAGGCCACCGCCGTGACGGAGGGCCCCGTCCCCGGCTTCACCGCCTCCTACGACCCCGAGGGCCTGGTCCGCTCCCGCGAGGAGCTGCTCGCCGTCCAGGACTGGCCCTCGCGCTTCGACGGCATCCTCGTTCTCGACACGGGCAAGCCCAGCCGCCTCGGCAAGCTCGATGGCCCCGTGCGGGAGAGCGGCCTGCCCGTCGCCGTCATCGACCACCACATCGCCGAGCCCGACAACTTCGACTGCCCCTCCGCCATCGACACCCATGCGGCCGCCGTGGGGGAGATGGTCGCCGACTTCCTCGACGAGGAGGGCTACGCCTTCGGGGACCCGCTCATCGTGCGCTGCCTCCACGCCGCCCTCGTGTACGACACCGGCCAGTTCCGCTACACGAACACCTCCGCCAAGACCATGCGCTGGGGCGCCCGGCTGGTGGAGCTTGGGGCCAATCCGGGCGAGGCCTACTCCATCTTCTGGGAGTCGCACGGGGCGGGCTCGGTGCGCCTCATGGGGCTCCTCATGGGCCGCATGAAGCTCGAGTGCGGCGGGCGGCTCGCCTGGTTCACCCTGGGCCAGGAGGAGTTGGACCGCTACGGCGTGCGGCGGGACGAGACGGACGAATACATCTCCCTCCCCCGGGGCATCCAGTCGGTCGAGGTGGTCGCGTTCATGTCCGAGATCGAGGGGGGCCGGGTGCGCATCAGCCTGCGCTCGAAGGGCCGGGTCGAGGTGCACGGCGTCGCCACCCAGTTCGGCGGCGGCGGGCACGCCTTCGCCGCGGGCGCCCGCAAACGCGGCACCCTCGAGGAGGTCTCCCGCCTGGTGGTGGACGCCCTCGCCGGGCAGATCCGCAAGACCCTGGGGCCGGACGGGAAATAG
- a CDS encoding nicotinate phosphoribosyltransferase: MDLFISGYDEIRSGKVTDVYFDRTRRILEAKGIRKRVRAEFMAKSLPSGWGVFVGLTEILSLLKGFPVDVRAVPEGTLFRPFQPVLEIEGVYNDFALLETPVLGLMCQASGVATRAARCRIAAGGRQLVSFGARRMHPAVAPMIERAAYLGGCDGVALVKGAELLGLPPIGTMPHALVIVMGGLVPALKAFDEVIGPEVPRVALVDTFGDEKFEALAAAKALADRLSAVRLDTPGSRRGDMVQLLREVRWELDRAGHRHVKLFVSGGLDERKILELNPAVDGGYGVGTAISSASTVDFSMDIVEIEGEAVAKRGKLSGAKHLLRCRACGAERVIPMDRPYGDCEACGGPMDQLLAPVMRAGEALAPAPPAREIRERVLGQLHRVRLDASE; the protein is encoded by the coding sequence TTGGACCTGTTCATCTCCGGCTACGATGAAATCCGGTCGGGCAAGGTGACGGACGTCTACTTCGACCGCACCCGCCGCATCCTCGAGGCCAAGGGGATCCGCAAGCGCGTGCGGGCGGAGTTCATGGCCAAGAGCCTGCCCTCCGGCTGGGGGGTGTTCGTCGGCCTGACGGAGATCCTCTCCCTCCTCAAGGGCTTCCCGGTGGACGTGCGGGCCGTCCCCGAGGGGACGCTCTTCCGGCCCTTTCAGCCCGTCCTCGAGATCGAGGGCGTCTACAACGACTTCGCCCTGCTCGAGACCCCCGTGCTGGGCCTGATGTGCCAGGCGAGCGGGGTGGCCACCCGCGCCGCCCGCTGCCGCATCGCCGCGGGGGGCCGCCAGCTCGTGAGCTTCGGCGCCCGGCGGATGCATCCCGCCGTCGCCCCCATGATCGAGCGCGCCGCCTACCTCGGCGGCTGCGACGGCGTGGCCCTGGTGAAGGGCGCCGAGCTGCTGGGCCTCCCCCCCATCGGCACCATGCCCCACGCCCTCGTCATCGTGATGGGGGGGCTCGTCCCCGCCCTCAAGGCGTTCGACGAGGTGATCGGGCCCGAGGTCCCCCGCGTGGCGCTGGTGGACACCTTCGGGGACGAGAAGTTCGAGGCACTGGCCGCCGCCAAGGCCCTGGCCGACCGCCTCTCCGCCGTCCGGCTCGACACCCCGGGTTCCCGCCGGGGCGACATGGTACAGCTCCTCCGGGAGGTGCGCTGGGAGCTCGACCGCGCCGGCCACCGCCACGTCAAGCTCTTCGTGAGCGGGGGGCTCGACGAGCGGAAGATCCTCGAGCTCAACCCGGCCGTGGACGGGGGCTACGGCGTGGGGACCGCCATCAGCTCCGCCTCCACCGTCGACTTCTCCATGGACATCGTCGAGATCGAGGGCGAGGCCGTGGCCAAGCGCGGCAAGCTCTCGGGGGCCAAGCACTTACTGCGGTGCCGGGCCTGCGGCGCCGAGCGCGTCATCCCCATGGACCGCCCCTACGGCGACTGCGAGGCCTGCGGAGGGCCCATGGACCAGCTCCTCGCCCCCGTCATGCGGGCGGGCGAGGCCCTGGCGCCCGCCCCCCCGGCCCGGGAGATCCGCGAGCGCGTCCTCGGCCAGCTCCACCGCGTGCGCCTGGACGCCTCGGAATGA
- a CDS encoding NADH-quinone oxidoreductase subunit I, protein MEISRALKRFFLWDIAQGMSLTFKHMFKKPVTLQYPTERWEAPERFRGFLGLTRDFKTGEENCIGCLNCEKACPVDCITIVTAGKGREMYAKEFYIDYMRCMYCGLCSEACPTTPKSIVHTHQYETPGFYRDDLVYEKDRLYDVWEKEVNYRGPRPWGKLFGLRNAETARRPKAEPAAAAE, encoded by the coding sequence ATGGAGATTTCACGGGCGCTCAAGCGGTTCTTCCTCTGGGACATCGCCCAGGGGATGAGCCTCACCTTCAAGCACATGTTCAAGAAGCCGGTCACGCTCCAGTACCCCACGGAGCGCTGGGAGGCGCCCGAGCGCTTCCGGGGCTTCCTGGGCCTCACCCGCGATTTCAAGACGGGCGAGGAGAACTGCATCGGCTGCCTGAACTGCGAGAAGGCCTGCCCGGTCGACTGCATCACCATCGTGACGGCGGGCAAGGGCCGCGAGATGTACGCCAAGGAGTTCTACATCGACTACATGCGCTGCATGTACTGCGGCCTGTGCAGCGAGGCCTGCCCCACCACCCCCAAGTCCATCGTCCACACCCACCAGTACGAGACGCCGGGCTTCTACCGCGACGACCTGGTGTACGAGAAGGATCGCCTCTACGACGTGTGGGAGAAGGAAGTGAACTACCGCGGCCCCCGGCCCTGGGGGAAGCTCTTCGGCCTGCGCAACGCCGAGACGGCGAGGCGCCCCAAGGCCGAGCCCGCCGCCGCAGCGGAGTAG